A stretch of the Pogona vitticeps strain Pit_001003342236 chromosome 8, PviZW2.1, whole genome shotgun sequence genome encodes the following:
- the POU2AF2 gene encoding POU domain class 2-associating factor 2: MPQLAWGDLPSWNSLTFQCTPAYSLCLGLVSADYSKRVYQGVRVKHTVKDLLAEKRSRQTNGSSRLNGSVTTTQSPFVPLQGKPTSYYGVRRSLVAEMDLQSNKPLSSEVYTSSLVSKPFAYESPVVQGYPSLIDAHFIDQYADHRATSVTSGTSSLFGASPLTSVMPSFPSDSTHFLARDSWEQSMPDSLSQSDACSESLQAPSATDCLSSQESGGSSQYRNPSWGSPISGTQSYSFHALEDVHYAASYSTASPYPFSSFMTTVPSDSSPKMLHASSEEPLDTTPLHDDNALWPKEDGSPLWGPYECRRTY, from the exons ATGCCTCAGCTAGCCTGGGGGGACCTTCCTTCATGGAATTCCTTGACTTTCCAATGTACCCCTGCTTATTCTCTCTGCCTTGGTTTAGTCTCTGCAGATTACAGCAAACGGGTGTATCAAGGAGTCCGAGTCAAGCACACGGTGAAAGATCTGCTGGCCGAAAAGCGTTCCAGACAGACAAACGGCAGCTCACGGTTGAAC GGTAGCGTCACCACAACACAGTCGCCATTTGTCCCATTGCAGGGTAAGCCTA CTAGTTACTATGGAGTTCGCCGGTCCCTCGTGGCAGAGATGGATTTACAAAGCAACAAGCCGCTTTCTAGCGAGGTGTACACTTCCTCCCTCGTGTCCAAACCATTTGCATACGAGTCGCCAGTGGTTCAGGGGTACCCTTCCCTTATAGATGCCCATTTCATTGACCAGTATGCTGACCATCGTGCTACGTCGGTTACCTCTGGAACCTCGTCCCTCTTTGGCGCCTCGCCTCTGACGTCCGTCATGCCCTCCTTTCCGAGTGACTCCACACACTTTTTAGCC AGAGACTCCTGGGAACAATCCATGCCGGACAGCCTCAGTCAATCGGACGCCTGTTCAGAATCCTTACAAGCCCCTTCTGCTACGGATTGCCTCTCCTCTCAGGAGTCAGGCGGTTCTTCCCAGTACAGGAATCCCAGCTGGGGCTCACCCATTTCGGGAACTCAGTCCTACTCTTTCCATGCTCTCGAGGACGTCCACTACGCCGCCAGCTACTCCACCGCCTCCCCCTACCCCTTCTCGTCCTTCATGACCACGGTCCCCAGCGATTCATCTCCCAAGATGCTTCACGCTTCCTCAGAAGAGCCTTTGGACACGACCCCTCTCCACGACGACAACGCCCTTTGGCCGAAGGAAGATGGGAGTCCCCTTTGGGGGCCGTACGAATGCCGAAGGACCTACTGA